Proteins encoded by one window of Gammaproteobacteria bacterium:
- the hrcA gene encoding heat-inducible transcriptional repressor HrcA, which produces MNTKPDITKSTVNSRLSEPQISERAKLLLKALIERYIREGQPVGSKVLAKDARLDLSPATIRNVVADLERLGLVSAPHTSAGRVPTELGYRLFIDNLVSIKPIDANDMRLLSEALDPRSDTPQLLETASSMLSGLTQMVGVVMLPYQQQASLRQIEFLPLSENRVLAILVINEKDVQNRVIHTDRQYRLPELERIANYLNAQFMGKDMRTVRQDLLAEMERTQTHMDQMMRSAIAMAHQVFDTGGEGRKQDYVMAGKTNLMSYEEMADVSRLRHLFDAFNEKRAILDLLDKSLQAQGVQIFIGHESGYQALDNCSVVTTPYSVDNKVSGVLGIIGPTRMAYDRIIPMVDVTAKLLGAVLNQRN; this is translated from the coding sequence CAAATCAGCGAGCGCGCCAAGTTGCTGTTGAAGGCCCTGATTGAGCGCTACATCCGCGAGGGGCAGCCGGTGGGTTCCAAGGTGCTGGCGAAAGATGCCCGTCTGGATCTGAGCCCGGCGACGATTCGCAATGTGGTGGCGGATCTGGAGCGTCTGGGTCTGGTGTCGGCGCCCCATACCTCGGCGGGCCGGGTGCCCACCGAGCTTGGCTATCGCCTGTTCATCGACAACCTGGTCAGCATCAAGCCCATAGACGCCAACGACATGCGGCTGTTGTCCGAGGCGCTCGACCCACGCAGCGACACGCCGCAACTGCTGGAGACGGCCTCGTCGATGTTGTCCGGCCTGACCCAGATGGTGGGCGTGGTGATGTTGCCATATCAACAACAGGCCTCGCTGCGACAGATTGAATTCCTGCCGCTGTCGGAAAATCGCGTGCTGGCGATTCTGGTGATCAACGAAAAGGACGTGCAGAACCGCGTGATCCACACCGACCGGCAATACCGCCTGCCGGAGCTGGAGCGCATCGCCAATTACCTGAATGCCCAGTTCATGGGCAAGGATATGCGCACGGTCCGCCAGGACCTGCTCGCGGAAATGGAAAGGACGCAGACCCATATGGATCAGATGATGCGTTCCGCCATTGCCATGGCGCATCAGGTGTTTGATACCGGCGGCGAGGGCAGGAAGCAGGACTATGTCATGGCCGGCAAGACCAATCTCATGAGTTATGAGGAGATGGCGGATGTATCCCGCCTGCGACACTTGTTTGATGCCTTCAATGAAAAGCGGGCGATCCTGGATCTGCTCGACAAATCCCTGCAGGCGCAGGGTGTGCAGATATTTATCGGCCACGAATCCGGCTACCAGGCGCTGGACAACTGCAGTGTCGTCACCACGCCGTATTCCGTGGATAACAAGGTATCGGGCGTGCTGGGTATTATCGGTCCCACCCGTATGGCCTACGACCGCATCATCCCGATGGTGGATGTCACCGCAAAATTATTGGGTGCGGTCTTGAATCAGCGGAATTAG
- the grpE gene encoding nucleotide exchange factor GrpE: protein MAHEEGATPESAAAQEEVLEGVLEDSTQQESTTAEEGEEQDLTLLLEDARAKADEHWNQLLLAKAETENVRRRARQDTENAHKFGLEKFALELLPVKDSLEMGLAAVEADPEASDDARLAQLRQGTELTLKMLTAAMEKFGIEALNPIGDSFDPALHQAMTLQESADHKPNTVIAVMQKGYLLNERLIRPAMVVVSRAVTETAAGTDETPKHIDEQA, encoded by the coding sequence ATGGCACATGAGGAAGGCGCAACACCAGAGTCCGCAGCCGCTCAGGAGGAAGTCCTGGAAGGCGTGTTGGAGGATTCGACGCAACAGGAATCGACCACAGCGGAGGAGGGTGAAGAGCAGGATCTCACCCTGCTGCTGGAAGATGCCCGCGCCAAGGCGGACGAACACTGGAATCAGCTGTTGTTGGCGAAGGCGGAAACGGAAAATGTCCGGCGTCGCGCCCGACAGGACACCGAAAATGCCCACAAATTTGGCCTGGAAAAGTTCGCACTCGAGCTACTGCCGGTCAAGGACAGCCTGGAGATGGGCCTGGCGGCCGTTGAAGCGGACCCGGAGGCCAGTGACGATGCGAGGCTGGCCCAGCTCAGGCAGGGTACCGAGCTGACCCTCAAGATGCTGACCGCCGCCATGGAAAAATTCGGCATCGAGGCGCTGAACCCCATCGGTGACAGCTTTGACCCGGCCCTGCACCAGGCGATGACCCTGCAGGAGAGCGCCGATCACAAACCCAATACCGTGATCGCCGTCATGCAGAAAGGCTACCTGCTGAATGAGCGCCTGATCCGCCCCGCCATGGTGGTGGTGTCCAGGGCCGTCACCGAAACGGCGGCCGGCACAGACGAAACCCCCAAACATATTGATGAACAGGCTTGA